The sequence below is a genomic window from Streptomyces sudanensis.
GCGCCCTGATGGCCGCCTACCGCCTCCCGTCCGACGGCACGCGCGCGTGCGACGCCGCCGACCTCGCCCTCACCGTCCTCGGCGGCGGCGAGTCGTCCCGGCTGCACAACCGGCTGGTCCGGCGCGACCGCACCGCCGTCGCCGCCGGCTTCGGGCTGCTGCGGCTCGCCGGGGCGCCCTCGCTGGGCTGGCTGGACGTGAAGACCTCCGCCGGCGCCGAGGTGCCCGCCATCGAGGCCGCCGTCGACGAGGAGCTGGAGCGGTTCGCCGCCGAGGGCCCCACGGCCGAGGAGATGGAGCGCGCCCAGGCCCGGCTGGAGCGCGAGTGGCTGGACCGGCTGGGCACGGTCGCGGGCCGCGCCGACGAGCTGTGCCGGTTCGCGGTCCTGTTCGGCGACCCGCAGCTCGCCCTCACCGCCGTCCAGCGGATCCTGGACGTCACCGCCGACGAGGTGCGCGAGGTCGCCGCGCAGCGGCTGCGCCCGGACAACCGCGCGGTCCTCGTCTACGAACCCACCAAGGCCGACGGCGGCGACTCGGCCGGCACCGACGACGAAGAGGGGGCGGACCAGTGAGCGACGCTGCCGTGTCTCTGACCACCATGGAGTTCCACCCGCAGCCGAAGCCCGGCGCGCCCCGCGTGTGGGCCTTCCCCGCGCCCGAGCGCGGCCGGCTCGCAAACGGCCTCACGGTGCTGCGCTGCCACCGCCCCGGCCAGCGGGTCGTCGCCATCGAGATCGTCCTCGACGCCCCGCTGGACGCCGAGCCCGAGGGCCTCGACGGCGTCGCCACCGTCATGGCCCGCGCCCTTTCCGAGGGGACGGACAAGCACAGCGCCGAGGAGTTCGCCGCCGAACTGGAGCGGTGCGGCGCCACCCTGGACGCGCACGCCGACCACCCCGCCGTGCGGGTGTCCCTGGAGGTGCCCGCCTCCCGGCTGGGCAAGGCCCTCGGCCTGCTCTCCGACGCGCTGCGGGCCCCGGCCTTCGCGGAGGACGAGATCGGCCGCCTCGTCCGCAACCGGCTCGACGAGATCCCGCACGAGACGGCCAACCCGGCCCGCCGCGCGGGCAAGCAGCTCTCCGCCGAGCTGTTCCCCGCCTCCGCGCGGATGTCCCGGCCCCGCCAGGGCACGGAGGAGACCGTCGCCCGGATCGACGCCGCGGCCGTACGGGCCTTCTACGAGGCCCACGTCCGCCCGGCGTCGGCCACCGCGGTCGTGGTCGGCGACCTGACCGGCGTCGACCTGGACGCGCTCCTCGACGACACGCTCGGCGCGTGGACCGGCGACGCGCCCCGCCCCCGCACGGCGCAGCCCGTCACGGCCGACGACACCGGCCGCGTCGTCATCGTGGACCGGCCGGGCGCCGTGCAGACGCAGCTGCTCATCGGCCGCGTCGGGCCCGACCGGCACGACAGCGTGTGGCCCGCGCAGGTCGTCGGCACGTACTGCCTGGGCGGCACGCTCACCTCCCGTCTCGACCGCGTCCTGCGCGAGGAGAAGGGCTACACCTACGGCGTGCGGGCCTTCGGGCAGGTCCTGAGGTCCCTGCCGGACGGCACGGGCGCGGCGATGCTCGCCATCAGCGGCTCCGTCGACACGCCCAACACCGGTCCCGCGCTGGACGACCTGTGGACGGTGCTGCGCACCCTCGCGGCGGAGGGCCTCACCGACGCCGAGCGCGACGCCGCCGTGCACAACCTCGTGGGCGTGGCCCCGCTCAGGTACGAGACGGCGGCGTCCGTCGCCGGCACGCTCGCCGACCAGGTCGAGCAGCACCTGCCGGACGACTTCCAGGCGCAGCTGTACCGGCGCCTGGACGCCACGGGCACGGTGGAGGCGACGGCGGCCGTCGTCAACGCCTTCCCGCCGGACCGCCTGGTCACCGTCCTCGTCGGGGACGCGGCACGGATCAAGGCGCCGGTGGAGGCGCTGGGCCTCGGCGAGGTGACGGTCGTCACCGGCTGACCGGCAGGGCGGAACCCCGGCCTCCTCCGGAAGCCGGGGTTCCGCCCTGTGCGGCCTTATGTCCGTTTTATTGGAGAGGCTGGGTTTCTGCTCTGTGGCGTGCGCTACAAAAAGCCGTGTTCGCTTGGTGATCGAAAGATCGGCCGCTTAGCGTCTTAGCCGCTGTCCGCCCCCTGTACCCGCCGCACCCGCGGCACCGGGCAGCAATCGCCGAATCCCCGTCAGGCGCGAGCCTGGGGAGCCGGGGACCCACGTCCCCCTGGGGTGAATCGGACGCCTTCGCCACCGCGCGGAGGGGCCCGTAGGAGACCTTCCTGCTCCGAACCCGTCAGCTAACCCGGTAGGCGAGAGGGAAGGAAAGGACACGTCCACTTCATGGCGTTCACCCGTTCCACCGGGAAGCACCGCGCTCCGAGCCGCATGAGCCGCAGGAGCGCCCAGGCCGCCGGCGCCGCCGCGCTCGCCACCTCCGGTGTCATCGGAACCCTCGCCTCCCCGGCGTTCGCCGCCGACGCGGAGCACGCCTCCCTCGAGGACACCGGCCTCAACCAGGCCATCACCCGCTACGAGCTGGCCGACGAGGTCGAGGACCAGGCCGTCGCCCAGGAGCTGGCCGCCGAGGTCGCCGAGCGCCAGGCCGAGGCCGAGGCGGCTGCCGAGCGGCAGGCCGAGATCCGCGTCCAGGCCGCCCGCGAGGCCCAGGAGCGCGCCGACCGCGAGGCCGAGCGCAAGCGCCTCGACTCGTTCCAGCTCCCGGTGGCCGGCTCGTACGTCTCCACCGCCTACGGGGCGGGCGGCGCGCTGTGGTCCTCCGGCAGCCACTCGGGCGTCGACTTCCACGCCCCGTACGGCGTCTCCGTCGTCTCCGTGGGCCGCGGCACGGTCGTCGAGGCCGGCTGGGGCGGCGCGTACGGCAACAACGTGGTGATCCGGATGCACGACGGCACCTACACGCAGTACGCCCACCTCGCCTCGGTCTCCGTCGCGGTCGGCCAGGAGGTCGAGCCGGGCCAGCAGATCGGCCTCTCCGGCTCCACCGGCAACTCCACGGGCCCCCACCTGCACTTCGAGGCCCGCACCTCCGGCGAGTACGGCTCCGACATCGACCCGGTCTCCTACCTCCGGGCCCGCGGCGTCAACGTCTGACCGCCCGGCCCCGCCCCGCTCCGCGAAAGGACCCCGCCCAGCCGGCGGGGTCCTTTCGCGTCGCTCCGGGCCGCCGGCCCTCCGGCCGGGAGCGCGCCGCGCGGGACGGCCGCGGAGCCCGGGGGGACGCGGACGACGCCGGGCCCGGAGGGGCGGGCGGCGGCTTTGGTGCCGGGCCCGGAATCCCGGACGGCACGGGCCCGCGGGCNCCGGGGGCCGCCGACCACCGGCCGCCGGGGGCCGCGCCGGGGCCGGCCGGGCCGCCGGTGCGGTCAGACCGTCTCGGGAAGCTCTTCGAGGCCCTCGGCGACCAGTTTCGCCAGCCGGTCCAGCGCCGCGTCCGCGTCCTCGGCCTCGGAGGAGATGACGATCTCCTCGCCGCCCCGCGCGCCCAGGCCGAGCACCGCGAGCACCGACGCGGCGCTGACCGGGGCGCCGCCGGCCCTGGCGACCCTCACGGGGACGCCGGAGGCCGTGGCGGCACGGACGAGGATGGAAGCGGGTCGGGCGTGCAGGCCCTCGGCCCAACCGACGTTGACGCGGCGCTCAGCCATGGTGTTGCCCTTCAGGTGACAGTGGTTTTCCGGACCGGACCCTCACGTCCGGCGGCGCGCCGGGACGGCGCCGTACCCTTGATCCATGCCGAACCCGTCCGATCAGTCGGCGCACGCGTACCCCGACCACTGGGAAGCCGACGTGGTGCTGCGCGACGGCGGCACCGCGCGGATCAGGCCGATCGCCGCGGACGACGCCGAGCGCCTGGTCAGCTTCTACGAGCAGGTCTCGGACGAGTCGAAGTACTACCGGTTCTTCGCCCCTTATCCCCGGCTCTCCGCCAAGGACGTGCACCATTTCACCCACCACGACTACGTGGACCGGGTGGGCCTGGCCGCGACGGTCGGCGGCGAGTTCATCGCGACGGTCCGCTACGACCGGATCGACGCCGAGGGCCGCCCCGCCTCCGCCCCCGCCGACGAGGCCGAGGTCACCTTCCTCGTCCAGGACGCCCACCAGGGCCGCGGCGTCGCCTCCGCCCTGCTGGAGCACATCGCCGCCGTCGCCCGCGAGCGCGGCATCAGGCGGTTCGCCGCGGAGGTGCTGCCCGCCAACACCAGGATGATCAAGGTGTTCACGGACGCCGGCTACACCCAGAAGCGCAGCTTCGAGGACGGCGCCGTCCGCCTCCACCTCGACCTGGAGCCCACCGACCGCTCCCTCGCCGTCCAGCGCGCCCGCGAGCAGCGCGCCGAAGCCCGGTCGGTGCAGCGGCTCCTCGCCCCCGGCTCCGTCGCCGTCGTCGGCGCGGGCCGCACGCCGGGCGGCGTCGGCCGCACCGTCCTGCGGAACCTCGCCGGGGCCGGGTTCACCGGCCGCCTGTACGCCGTGAACCGCGCCCTGCCCCGGGGAGGGGCCACCCTGGACGGAGTCCCCGCCCACCGCTCCGTCGGCGACATCGGCGAGCCCGTCGACCTGGCCGTCGTCGCGGTGTCCGCCGAGCACGTCCCGGACGCGGTCGCGGACTGCGGCGAGCACGGCGTGCGCGGGCTCGTCGTCCTGTCCACCGACTACGCCGAGAGCGGCCCGGCCGGACGGGAGCGCCAGCGGGCACTGGTGCGGCAGGCCCGCTCGTACGGGATGCGCGTCATCGGCCCCAACGCCTTCGGCGTGATCAACACCGCCGGGGACGTGCGGCTCAACGCCTCCCTCGCCCCGCACCTGCCCGCCACCGGGCGGATCGGCCTGTTCACCCAGTCCGGCGCGATCGGCATCGCCCTCCTGTCCGGGCTCCACCGGCGCGGCGCGGGCGTGTCGTCGTTCGTCTCGGCGGGCAACCGGGCCGACGTCTCCGGCAACGACATCCTCCAGTACTGGTACGAGGACCCCGGCACCGACGTGGCCCTGCTGTACCTGGAGTCGATCGGCAACCCGAGGAAGTTCACCCGGCTCGCCCGCCGCACCGCCGCCGTCAAACCGGTCGTCGTCGTCAAGGGCGCCCGGCACAGCGGCAGCGCGCCCCCCGGGCACGCGGTGCCCACCACCCGCGTCCCGCACACGACGGTGTCCGCGCTGCTCCGCCAGGCCGGGGTCATCCGCGTCGACACGGTCACCGAACTCGTCGACGTGGGCCTGCTGCTCGCCGGGCAGCCCCTGCCCCGCGGGCCGCGCGTCGCGATCCTCGGCAACTCCGAGTCGCTGGGCCTCCTCGCCTACGACGCCTGCCTCACCGAGGGCCTGCGGCCACTGCCGCCCCGCGACCTGACGACCGCCGCCACCCCCGACGACTTCCGGGCCGCGCTCACCGGGGCCCTGCACGACGACGCGTGCGACGCGGTGGTCGTCACCGCCATCCCGTGGGTCCCCCGGCAGGGAGCGGCGGGACCGGCCGGCGGGGGCGCGGCGCTGGCCGGCGCCCTGCGGGAGGCCCGCGCCGCCGCCCCGGCGAAGCCGGTCGTGGTCGTCCACGTCGAGCTGGGCGCCCTCGCGGACGCCCTGGCGGCCGCCACCGGTACCGGCCCGGAGCGCCGGGACCCGCCGGGACCTGTCGGCCCCGCACTCCGGCCGGGCGGGGCGGACCGGACGGGGCACGNAGGGCCCGCCGCCCCCGCCCGGCCGGAGCCGGGGAGGCCGCCCGGCCCTCCGCCGCCGGCCTCCCCGGCGCCGGCCTTCCCGCCGACGGCGGCATCCCCGCCTACCCCGCCGCCGAACGGGCCGTGCGGGCGCTGTCCGAGGCCGTCAAGTACGCCGAGTGGCGCCGCGAGGCCGCCGAGCCGGGCCGGGTGCCCGAGTACGAGGACATCGACGAGAGCGGGGCCGCCGCCCTGATCCGAAGGCTCCTCGACACGGCCGGCCCGGGGGAGCACGACACCGTCCTCGCCCCGGGCGCCGTCCACGACCTCCTCGGCCACTACGGAATCGCCGTACGGCCCGCCCTGCCCGCGCCCGACTCCGACACCGCCGCCCGCGCCGCCGCCCGCCTCGGCTACCCGGTCGCCCTCAAGACCACCGCGCCGCACCTGCGCCACCGCCCCGACCTCGGCGGCGTCCGGCTGGACCTGGCCACCGAGGAGCAGCTGCGCACCGCGTACGCCGAACTCACCGAGGCGCTCGGCGGCCCGGCCGAACTCCGGCCGGTCGTCCAGGCCATGGCACCGCGCGGGGTGGACACCGTCGTCCGCGCCGCGATCGACCCGGCGGTCGGCGCCGTCCTGTCCTTCGGCCTCGCCGGGGCCCCGTCCGAGCTGCTCGGCGACATGGCCCACCGTCTCGTTCCGGCCACCGAACGCGACGTCGCCCAGCAGATCCGCTCCCTCAGGACCGCCCCCCTCCTGTTCGGCTGGCGGGGCTCCGCACCCGTCGACACGGCCGCCCTGGAGGAACTGCTGCTGCGCGTGTCGCGCCTGGTCGACGACCATCCGGAGGTCGTCTCCGTCGCGCTGGAGCCGGTCGTCGTCGCCCCGCGCGGCCTCGCGGTCCTCGGCGCGGCCGTCCGGCTCGCCCCGCCGCCCGCCCGCACCGACCTCGGCCCCCGCCGCCTGCCCAGCTACTGAACGGGGCGGCCCGCACGCCCGTCACCGGCGTTCCGGGCGCACCGTAGGATGGAGTCCATGGCGAAGACCGGTACGACGACCCAGGAGCTGCGCGCGGCGATCGAGCGCAGCGGCTACTACCCGGCCCTCGTGGCCGAGGCGGTGGAGGCCGCCGTCGGCGGCGAGCCGATCGTGTCGTACCTCGTCCACCAGGAGACCACGTTCGACGCCAACGAGGTCCGGCGCCACGTCACCGTCCTCGTGCTCACCGCGACGCGCTTCATCGTCAGCCACACCGACGAGCAGAGCGCCGACACGACCTCCCCGACGCCGTACGCCACCACGTCCACCGAGTCCGTGAAGCTCGGCCGGATCTCGTCGGTCGTCGTCAGCCGCGTCGTCGCGAACCCCGAGTCGTACCAGCCCGGCACGCTTCCCCGCGAGATCGTCCTCACGGTCGGCTGGGGCGCGGTCTCCCGGATCGACCTGGAGCCCGCCGCCTGCGGCGACCCGAACTGCGACGCCGACCACGGCTACACGGGCAACTCCACCGCCGACGACCTGAGCCTGCGGGTCAGCGAGGCGGGCGACGGCCCGGAGACGGTCCGTCAGGCCCTCCACTTCGCCCAGGCCCTGTCCGAGGCCACGGTGGCCGCGCTCTGATGGCCCAGCCGACGACCACGGCCTCCGCCTGGCCCGACGAGCCGGTGCCGCTGCCCCTCGACACCGCCCCCGTCCCGGAGTACGGCTCCGGTTCCCTCGCCGACCTGCTGCCGACGCTGGCGGCGGGGCTGGGCGTGCCGGGCTTCGAACCCCGCATCGCCGAGCTGACGCCGGCCGACCGGGTCTGCGTCTTCCTGATCGACGGGCTCGGCTGGGAGCAGGTCAGGGCGCATCCCGCGGAGGCCCCGTTCCTCACCTCGCTCCTGGACTCCTCGCGCGGCGGCACGGGCCGCCCCCTCACGGCCGGCTTCCCCGCCACGACCGCGACCTCCCTCGCCTCGGTCGGCACGGGGCTGCCGCCCGGCGGCCACGGCCTCACCGGGTACGCGGTGCGCGACCCGGACACGGGCGAGCTGATGAACCAGCTGCGCTGGCGCCCCTGGACCCCCCCGCACGTCTGGCAGCCGTACCCGACGGTCTTCCGGCTGGCCGACGCCGCGGGCGTCCACACCGCCCAGGTGTCGTCCCCCGCCTTCCAGGACACCCCGCTCACGAAGGTCGCGCTCAGCGGCGGCACGTTCCACGGGCGGCTCTCCGGCGAGGACCGCATGGACCTCGCCGCCCGCCAACTCGCCGGAGCCGACCGCGCGCTCGTCTACACGTACTACAGCGAGGTCGACGGCGCGGGCCACCGCTTCGGCGTGGACTCCGACGACTGGCGCGGCGAGCTGATGCGCGCCGACCGGCTCGTCCGGCGCCTCGCCGAGCAGCTCCCGGCGCGCTCCGCGCTGTACGTCACGGCGGACCACGGCATGGTGGACATCCCGTTCGA
It includes:
- a CDS encoding M16 family metallopeptidase, which translates into the protein MEFHPQPKPGAPRVWAFPAPERGRLANGLTVLRCHRPGQRVVAIEIVLDAPLDAEPEGLDGVATVMARALSEGTDKHSAEEFAAELERCGATLDAHADHPAVRVSLEVPASRLGKALGLLSDALRAPAFAEDEIGRLVRNRLDEIPHETANPARRAGKQLSAELFPASARMSRPRQGTEETVARIDAAAVRAFYEAHVRPASATAVVVGDLTGVDLDALLDDTLGAWTGDAPRPRTAQPVTADDTGRVVIVDRPGAVQTQLLIGRVGPDRHDSVWPAQVVGTYCLGGTLTSRLDRVLREEKGYTYGVRAFGQVLRSLPDGTGAAMLAISGSVDTPNTGPALDDLWTVLRTLAAEGLTDAERDAAVHNLVGVAPLRYETAASVAGTLADQVEQHLPDDFQAQLYRRLDATGTVEATAAVVNAFPPDRLVTVLVGDAARIKAPVEALGLGEVTVVTG
- a CDS encoding M23 family metallopeptidase gives rise to the protein MAFTRSTGKHRAPSRMSRRSAQAAGAAALATSGVIGTLASPAFAADAEHASLEDTGLNQAITRYELADEVEDQAVAQELAAEVAERQAEAEAAAERQAEIRVQAAREAQERADREAERKRLDSFQLPVAGSYVSTAYGAGGALWSSGSHSGVDFHAPYGVSVVSVGRGTVVEAGWGGAYGNNVVIRMHDGTYTQYAHLASVSVAVGQEVEPGQQIGLSGSTGNSTGPHLHFEARTSGEYGSDIDPVSYLRARGVNV
- a CDS encoding HPr family phosphocarrier protein codes for the protein MAERRVNVGWAEGLHARPASILVRAATASGVPVRVARAGGAPVSAASVLAVLGLGARGGEEIVISSEAEDADAALDRLAKLVAEGLEELPETV
- a CDS encoding GNAT family N-acetyltransferase encodes the protein MPNPSDQSAHAYPDHWEADVVLRDGGTARIRPIAADDAERLVSFYEQVSDESKYYRFFAPYPRLSAKDVHHFTHHDYVDRVGLAATVGGEFIATVRYDRIDAEGRPASAPADEAEVTFLVQDAHQGRGVASALLEHIAAVARERGIRRFAAEVLPANTRMIKVFTDAGYTQKRSFEDGAVRLHLDLEPTDRSLAVQRAREQRAEARSVQRLLAPGSVAVVGAGRTPGGVGRTVLRNLAGAGFTGRLYAVNRALPRGGATLDGVPAHRSVGDIGEPVDLAVVAVSAEHVPDAVADCGEHGVRGLVVLSTDYAESGPAGRERQRALVRQARSYGMRVIGPNAFGVINTAGDVRLNASLAPHLPATGRIGLFTQSGAIGIALLSGLHRRGAGVSSFVSAGNRADVSGNDILQYWYEDPGTDVALLYLESIGNPRKFTRLARRTAAVKPVVVVKGARHSGSAPPGHAVPTTRVPHTTVSALLRQAGVIRVDTVTELVDVGLLLAGQPLPRGPRVAILGNSESLGLLAYDACLTEGLRPLPPRDLTTAATPDDFRAALTGALHDDACDAVVVTAIPWVPRQGAAGPAGGGAALAGALREARAAAPAKPVVVVHVELGALADALAAATGTGPERRDPPGPVGPALRPGGADRTGH
- a CDS encoding DUF5998 family protein, with protein sequence MAKTGTTTQELRAAIERSGYYPALVAEAVEAAVGGEPIVSYLVHQETTFDANEVRRHVTVLVLTATRFIVSHTDEQSADTTSPTPYATTSTESVKLGRISSVVVSRVVANPESYQPGTLPREIVLTVGWGAVSRIDLEPAACGDPNCDADHGYTGNSTADDLSLRVSEAGDGPETVRQALHFAQALSEATVAAL
- a CDS encoding alkaline phosphatase family protein, with the protein product MAQPTTTASAWPDEPVPLPLDTAPVPEYGSGSLADLLPTLAAGLGVPGFEPRIAELTPADRVCVFLIDGLGWEQVRAHPAEAPFLTSLLDSSRGGTGRPLTAGFPATTATSLASVGTGLPPGGHGLTGYAVRDPDTGELMNQLRWRPWTPPHVWQPYPTVFRLADAAGVHTAQVSSPAFQDTPLTKVALSGGTFHGRLSGEDRMDLAARQLAGADRALVYTYYSEVDGAGHRFGVDSDDWRGELMRADRLVRRLAEQLPARSALYVTADHGMVDIPFDEESRIDVDEDWELRAGVALLGGEGRARHVYAVPGAGNDVLACWREVLGDRFWVAGREEAIEAGWFGPRVDERVLGRIGDVVAAAHDDVALTASLAEPHESAMTGMHGSMTAAEQLVPLLEVRT